A portion of the Polaribacter cellanae genome contains these proteins:
- the prmA gene encoding 50S ribosomal protein L11 methyltransferase → MDNIYIEYNFTVNPKEPATEILIAELGNVGFESFVETATGVTAYIQKTDWHAEILASIFVLNSGEFSIEFNQKEVEQTNWNAEWEKNFEAIQVNNLVSIRAPFHENPNLKYDIVIEPKMSFGTGHHETTHMMILHLLQLELQEKKVLDMGCGTGILAIFAEMRGAKPLDAIDIDNWCYENSLENVARNNCSNISVYKGDSSLLINKKYDIIIANINRNILLMDIKVYTNCLNEKGILLLSGFYQEDIPIIDAEVSKYGLTLDTSIERNNWVALKYIKE, encoded by the coding sequence ATGGACAACATTTATATTGAGTACAATTTTACAGTAAATCCAAAAGAACCAGCTACAGAAATCTTAATTGCAGAATTAGGGAATGTAGGCTTCGAAAGTTTTGTGGAAACAGCAACTGGAGTTACTGCATATATTCAAAAAACGGATTGGCATGCTGAAATTTTAGCATCGATTTTTGTATTGAATTCAGGTGAGTTTTCAATTGAATTCAATCAGAAAGAAGTAGAGCAAACCAATTGGAATGCAGAATGGGAAAAGAATTTCGAGGCAATTCAGGTGAATAATTTGGTAAGTATTCGTGCCCCTTTTCACGAGAATCCAAATTTAAAATACGACATTGTAATTGAGCCAAAAATGAGTTTTGGAACTGGGCATCACGAAACCACTCATATGATGATTCTGCACTTATTACAATTAGAATTGCAAGAAAAAAAAGTATTAGACATGGGTTGTGGAACTGGAATTTTAGCAATTTTTGCTGAAATGAGAGGAGCAAAACCCTTAGATGCAATAGATATTGATAATTGGTGTTACGAAAATTCATTAGAAAATGTGGCACGTAATAATTGTAGTAATATTTCCGTTTATAAAGGAGATTCCTCTTTGTTAATCAATAAAAAGTACGATATAATTATTGCAAATATCAACAGAAATATTTTGTTGATGGATATAAAAGTCTACACAAATTGTTTAAACGAAAAAGGAATTTTATTGTTAAGCGGATTTTATCAAGAAGATATTCCAATTATAGATGCAGAAGTTTCTAAATACGGTTTAACTTTAGATACCTCTATA
- the tpiA gene encoding triose-phosphate isomerase, giving the protein MRTKIVAGNWKMNNDKEQTKKLIKSLKKSIKNMSLKNTRVIVAPTFVNLSSAVKKAKNSKIEVVAQNMHQATNGAYTGEISGDMLKAIGVETVILGHSERRTYFGETDEKLAEKVNTVLEKGMETIFCFGELLEDRKTDNHFAMVESQLKNALFHLEAKDWKSIILAYEPVWAIGTGETASPEQAQEMHAFIRSIIEKKYDAKVAKNVSILYGGSVKPTNAEEIFSKPDVDGGLIGGAALHVDDFTAIIAAI; this is encoded by the coding sequence ATGAGAACTAAGATTGTAGCAGGAAACTGGAAGATGAATAACGATAAAGAACAGACTAAAAAATTGATTAAAAGTTTAAAAAAATCAATTAAAAATATGTCTCTTAAAAACACAAGAGTAATTGTTGCACCAACATTTGTAAACCTTTCTTCTGCAGTTAAAAAAGCAAAAAACTCTAAAATAGAAGTGGTTGCACAAAACATGCACCAAGCCACAAATGGCGCTTACACAGGAGAAATTTCTGGAGACATGTTAAAGGCAATTGGTGTAGAAACGGTTATTTTAGGACACTCAGAAAGAAGAACTTATTTTGGTGAAACAGACGAGAAATTAGCAGAAAAAGTAAATACAGTTTTAGAAAAAGGAATGGAAACAATTTTCTGTTTTGGAGAATTGTTAGAAGATAGAAAGACCGATAATCATTTTGCAATGGTAGAAAGCCAACTAAAAAATGCACTATTTCATTTAGAAGCAAAAGATTGGAAAAGCATTATTTTAGCATACGAACCAGTTTGGGCAATTGGAACAGGAGAAACTGCAAGTCCAGAACAAGCCCAAGAAATGCATGCTTTTATTAGAAGTATTATCGAGAAAAAATACGATGCAAAAGTAGCAAAGAACGTATCAATTTTATATGGTGGAAGTGTAAAACCAACAAATGCAGAAGAAATTTTTTCTAAGCCAGATGTAGATGGAGGTTTAATTGGTGGAGCAGCGTTACACGTAGACGATTTTACAGCAATTATTGCTGCTATTTAG